From Aspergillus fumigatus Af293 chromosome 3, whole genome shotgun sequence, a single genomic window includes:
- a CDS encoding aminoacyl transferase sphA, whose translation MAANGKVVSEMIAWIKSQKLIAPRMKDAPTFYRNLEEALDVRRSTQSLMTRGQSTWKTGDAIDFCSNDLLSLGLTGELRREFLAELARHPDFSLHSGGSRVMGGNYDYIEAVEQEIADFLGAETALMFNSGSNGNIAIYTAIPRPGDAIVYDELVHFSTHTGMAASLATTKVAFRHNDLDAFREAMSSTMDSHPMLQDGSRSILVSVESVYSMDGDVCPLVEMLEIAREICPKGNFAFIADEAHATGVVGPRGVGLVKLLGLENEVAIRLNTCGKALACTGSVVLGNATVRNMLLNYAGSLVNTTAPSFPSVAVIRAAYNLMRTGATQKAQDNIQHLVKYFFESITSSNIWDKATDLGILSIPVAEDYESLDFVTHIVPIWTRQKYNWWLFFHLQLAKIAVVPIDYPQVPKGKSRVRVMIHAGNTEEQVDYLVATLCDFANEMIDIEEGGEKGKIPKAAQEIYALMAAHA comes from the exons ATGGCAGCTAACGGCAAGGTCGTCTCGGAGATGATCGCCTGGATCAAAAGCCAGAAATTGATCGCTCCCCGGATGAAAGATGCCCCCACGTTCTATCGAAATCTCGAAGAGGCTCTGGATGTTCGCCGGTCGACGCAGTCTCTGATGACCCGAGGACAAAGCACATGGAAGACAGGAGACGCGATAGACTTCTGCTCCAATgatcttctctctctcggACTCACGGGGGAACTGCGGCGGGAGTTCCTGGCCGAGCTGGCAAGACATCCCGATTTCTCGCTGCATTCCGGGGGTTCGCGCGTGATGGGCGGCAACTACGACTATATCGAGGCGgttgagcaggagattgCCGACTTCCTCGGGGCCGAGACGGCGCTCATGTTCAACTCGGGCTCCAACGGAAACATTGCCATCTACACGGCGATCCCCCGGCCCGGAGACGCCATCGTGTACGACGAGCTGGTGCACTTCAGCACGCACACGGGCATGGCCGCCTCGCTGGCCACGACCAAGGTCGCCTTCCGGCACAATGACCTGGACGCCTTTCGAGAGGCCATGTCCTCCACCATGGACTCCCATCCCATGCTCCAGGACGGGTCACGCTCGATCCTCGTGTCGGTCGAGTCGGTGTACAGCATGGATGGCGACGTGTGCCCTCTGGTGGAGATGCTCGAGATTGCGCGGGAGATCTGTCCCAAGGGGAACTTCGCCTTCATTGCGGACGAAGCCCATGCCACTGGAGTCGTGGGCCCTAGAGGCGTCGGTCTCGTCAAGCTGCTGGGCCTGGAAAATGAGGTCGCAATTCGCCTGAATACCTGCGGCAAGGCCTTGGCCTGTACTGGAT CGGTGGTGCTTGGGAACGCGACGGTCCGAAACATGTTGTTGAACTATGCTGGTTCCCTGGTGAATACCACGGCCCCATCTTTCCCGTCGGTTGCAGTCATCCGCGCAGCCTATAACCTGATGAGAACGGGGGCCACGCAGAAG GCCCAGGACAACATCCAACATCTCGTCAAATACTTCTTCGAATCCATCACCTCCAGCAACATCTGGGACAAAGCCACCGATCTGGGCATCTTGTCGATTCCCGTGGCCGAGGACTATGAGTCGCTGGACTTTGTGACGCACATTGTGCCCATCTGGACCCGGCAAAAGTACAACTGGTGGCTCTTTTTCCACCTGCAACTGGCGAAAATCGCCGTGGTCCCTATTGACTATCCCCAGGTTCCCAAGGGCAAATCGCGCGTCCGGGTCATGATCCATGCTGGGAATACGGAGGAACAGGTGGATTATCTGGTGGCCACGCTTTGCGACTTTGCGAACGAGATGATTGATATCGAGGAGGGTGGcgagaagggcaagatcCCCAAAGCCGCGCAGGAGATTTACGCGTTGATGGCGGCGCATGCATGA
- a CDS encoding reducing polyketide synthase sphB: MIRQVTDCEASTFYVEFTSMTMDESTGTNGHGVTMGSNTTNGATPNGVYANGTNGTLAHGVLRGAQVPIAICGMACRLPGGLTTPDELWDFLLAKKDARCRVPHSRYDIDSYYSDTKKPGTVSTEYGYFLDESVDVGALDTSFFSMTRTEVERADPQQRLMLEVAREAFEDAGVTHWRGKTIGTYIGNFGEDWLEMFGKETQPWGIHRISGSGDFVVANRLSYEFDLQGPSMTIRTACSSALVALNEACAAISRGDCGSALVGGVNLILAPGMSMAMQEQGVLSSDGSCKAFSADANGYARGEAVTAIFIKPLADALRDGNPIRAVVRATSHNADGKTPTLSQPSTDAQEALMRRAYELGGITDYAETAMVECHGTGTPTGDPIEAAAVARVFGDKGVYIGSVKPNLGHTEAASGLVSLLKMVKALEHRVIPPNIKFTSPNPNIPFAEGKLTVPTDPLPWPKDRLERVSVNSFGIGGANAHVILESAATYNVPVAVHETPETPQLLLFTANSSKSITRMIDGYKAWVEQNPDKVSDLAYTLARRREHLPHRAFAIFRNGVLESVSQPANSKAAKPPSVVMVFTGQGAQWPQMGRDLLRSNDVFRSSIRLLDQHLQTIAGEKPQYSIEEELKKPAKKSRLSLAEFSQPLCTAVQIALVDTLASAGIHPDAVVGHSSGEIAAAYAAGALSAGEAITAAHHRGAVTSRQKRVGTMAAIGMSWAETEKYLVPNVTIACDNSPRSVTISGDVDAVKSVVAAIKEAQPQMLARLLQVDKAYHSYHMKEIGEDYQSLINEEVVGREPSALFFSSVTGQVLGPDHSTWSKYWQENLESPVRFREAVTAILKHDVGKNAVFLEVGPHGALAGPLRQIFTQATSSAPYVSVMARNQDCNASFLAAIGALHSLNVDVNLEALFPTGCCLPDLPRYPWNHEGSYWYESRLSKEWRNRRFPYHDLLGARVAESSDGEPAWRNMFHVTNTPWMRDHKVGEHIVFPFCGYIALAGEAIRQLTNVEEGFSVRNIIVSTALVLSEGKPTEMMATFRPHRLTNFLNSAWWEFTVSAYNGRNWTKHCTGEVCAQSSAPEQTQDPAGLPRTLNVRKWYEKMGKGGLNLGGSFQTLETMTTSTSEQRAVGKVVNGRQGDEANYHIHPTVLDATLQILGAAAVKGYARKTKTWLPTSIDKFTVHRCASDMVTSVSAQLSSNFSVVGDGRCTSGGTTVVDAVGIRMSLADGAGAADISDTHAASRCEWRPDIDFLDVHELFRSPANRTDHLRLLEELGDICLLLSQWHFSEASNPIPPHLQQYMAWVGSQSGAIAFRLPSTWTGLDHEAISDRIDSILSQLADTPAAPVANAIHQVCVNMESLLSGESLDSILPGETLTHVHEFLGQVDRREFIQLLSHSKPNLRILEIGTGNGVSLHRDILAELTRPDGEILCAKYTLTAPGYVVATTQEKIFPNMQFASLDISQDPFEQGFEDVGYDLIIAVNALRECKNTEESLANLRKLLSSDGRLLLQELCPSSRWIRYVLGVLPTWWAGPADEPIETPYLSQEEWQTTLAAAGFGDIEAVALDSEEPHQVTTTMVVRQAREAPMKKVTVLVEEEGPAVTHIVSELEKEGYEVTRCRLEDDPPAGQDVMSLLDIEQPFFHGIDEARFLLFKSFLLGLQDRNAGMLWTTHLIDIGCRDPRYGQVLGLARTIRTEQLADLGTCQIDSFDSSASIRGLLRLFAKFQTRQGDEELNPDFEWAIVNGQVQVARFHPFILADELLVSEDSKNEMATLNVRTPGRVNSLHYARHERKDLEKDEVEVEVYCAGLNFRDILVALGIVELPVRLFGIEAAGIVTRVGADVSPDDLQVGDRVVCFCRKDAFSTYTTTLAAVCVQIPDSLTFDQAGTMLIPYFTAIHSMVNVGRVTKGQSVLIHSACGGVGLAAIQVAQMLEADVYVTVGSEEKVKYLMENYHIPRHKIFHSRDRSFVDGVMRETKGRGMDFILNSLSGELLHATWSCVAEFGTLLEIGKRDLIGDGKLDMRPFLANRNYCCVDIDGLWKRIHVARALIFSILDFYDKGYITPLPMTIFPATQTQDAFRFMEKGQHIGRVGVSFKPADGGPQLGLETTKRALTIAFNGSASYLMVGGLGGIGRAVSTWMVDHGARELVYLSRSAGRTPKDDDFVTELQSMGCAVRLVSGDTTKLADVQRAIAAATYPLKGIVQMSMVVANENFTRMSFAEWTASTAPKVQGTWNLHDASVAAGINLDFFVMFSSVSGIVGQAGQANYASGNSFLDAFAQYRNGLGLPASVVDMGAVEDVGWISEHQGMMGKMSRSGFKPVLEQEVIDAMAISMLVHNQARQAIADEALAADSKATSYFVHKNTFLVGLALLIPLHDPSNYVIWKKDRRMASYHNNSTVAAATAASTDVLKTYLSSAKADPSILKSPEAAKLFAVEIGKRLFDLLLKPHEEPNTSWPLLDLGLDSLVALELRAWIKQVFSFDLPMLEMMSIGSLDILGQYAANEVYRITTDNNEG, from the exons ATGATCCGCCAGGTGACAGACTGCGAGGCAAGCACCTTTTACGTTGAATTCACATCAATGACGATGGACGAAAGTACCGGCACCAATGGCCACGGGGTAACAATGGGCTCGAATACGACCAATGGGGCTACCCCTAACGGTGTGTACGCTAACGGCACGAATGGCACTTTGGCCCATGGGGTCCTTCGCGGTGCTCAAGTGCCCATCGCCATCTGTGGTATGGCATGTCGTCTCCCTGGCGGTTTGACGACGCCCGACGAGCTTTGGGATTTCCTGCTCGCAAAGAAAGACGCTCGATGCCGCGTGCCGCACTCGCGCTATGACATCGACTCATACTACTCGGATACGAAGAAACCAGGGACGGTCTCGACCGAGTATGGATATTTCCTCGACGAGAGCGTCGACGTCGGAGCGTTGGATACGTCGTTCTTCTCCATGACGCGGACCGAGGTCGAGCGGGCCGACCCCCAGCAACGGCTGATGCTGGAAGTCGCACGCGAGGCCTTTGAAGATGCCGGCGTGACACACTGGAGAGGCAAGACTATCGGCACGTATATAGGCAACTTTGGAGAAGACTGGCTGGAGATGTTTGGGAAGGAGACCCAGCCATGGGGTATACATCGCATTTCCGGTTCAGGAGACTTTGTCGTGGCGAATCGGCTCTCGTACGAGTTTGACCTGCAAGGGCCAAG CATGACGATTCGCACCGCTTGTTCCTCCGCCCTGGTGGCGCTGAACGAGGCGTGTGCTGCGATTAGTCGAGGCGACTGTGGATCGGCTCTGGTGGGCGGCGTCAATCTGATTCTCGCACCTGGAATGTCCATGGCGATGCAGGAACAGGGGGTTCTCTCTAGTGACGGCTCGTGCAAGGCCTTCTCGGCTGACGCCAATGGGTATGCGCGTGGAGAGGCAGTGACAGCGATTTTCATCAAGCCGTTGGCGGATGCCCTAAGGGATGGCAACCCAATCCGTGCTGTCGTGCGAGCCACATCCCACAACGCGGACGGAAAGACCCCCACACTGTCGCAGCCTAGCACGGACGCACAAGAGGCTCTGATGAGAAGAGCGTACGAGCTTGGAGGGATTACTGACTACGCGGAGACCGCCATGGTTGAATGCCATGGGACAGGTACACCGACTGGGGACCCCATCGAGGCAGCCGCTGTGGCCCGGGTGTTTGGAGACAAAGGCGTCTACATTGGATCGGTCAAGCCCAATCTCGGACATACCGAAGCTGCCTCCGGCCTTGTATCactgctgaagatggtgaAAGCACTCGAGCATCGCGTCATCCCGCCGAATATCAAATTCACCAGCCCAAACCCAAACATTCCGTTCGCGGAGGGTAAGCTGACGGTCCCTACCGATCCACTTCCATGGCCGAAGGACAGACTTGAACGGGTCAGTGTGAATTCCTTTGGGATTGGTGGCGCAAACGCGCATGTCATTCTCGAATCTGCCGCTACGTATAACGTCCCCGTTGCGGTTCACGAAACACCGGAGACGCCGCAACTGCTGTTGTTCACGGCCAACTCGTCAAAGTCGATCACGAGGATGATCGACGGCTACAAGGCATGGGTGGAACAAAATCCGGATAAAGTCAGTGATCTAGCCTACACGCTGGCACGGAGAAGGGAGCATTTGCCGCACCGAGCTTTTGCCATCTTCCGTAATGGTGTGCTGGAAAGCGTTTCACAGCCTGCCAACTCCAAGGCTGCGAAGCCCCCGAGCGTCGTGATGGTCTTCACCGGTCAGGGCGCACAATGGCCCCAGATGGGACGGGACCTGCTGCGGTCGAACGACGTGTTCCGGTCCAGCATCCGATTGCTGGATCAACACCTGCAGACCATTGCTGGGGAGAAGCCGCAGTACTCGATCGAAGAGGAGCTCAAGAAACCAGCCAAGAAGAGCCGTCTGTCCTTGGCCGAGTTCTCTCAACCACTTTGCACTGCTGTTCAGATTGCACTGGTCGACACGCTCGCGTCTGCGGGAATTCACCCAGACGCAGTCGTGGGCCACTCCAGTGGTGAGATTGCTGCAGCATACGCCGCCGGGGCTCTCAGCGCGGGAGAGGCCATCACCGCTGCCCATCACCGTGGAGCAGTGACGAGCCGGCAGAAGAGAGTCGGAACGATGGCGGCTATTGGAATGAGCTGGGCGGAAACCGAAAAGTACCTTGTCCCGAACGTCACGATTGCCTGTGACAACTCACCCAGGAGCGTTACAATCTCGGGCGACGTCGACGCCGTCAAGTCGGTGGTTGCTGCTATCAAGGAGGCACAGCCGCAGATGCTGGCTAGACTGCTCCAGGTTGACAAAGCCTACCACTCGTACCATATGAAAGAGATCGGCGAGGATTACCAGTCCTTGATCAACGAGGAAGTGGTCGGGAGAGAACCATCggcgctcttcttctccagtgtGACCGGGCAGGTCCTCGGCCCGGACCACAGTACCTGGTCCAAATATTGGCAGGAGAATCTGGAATCGCCTGTCCGGTTCCGCGAGGCTGTCACGGCCATTTTGAAACACGACGTGGGAAAAAATGCTGTGTTCCTTGAGGTTGGGCCCCACGGGGCTCTCGCAGGTCCGTTGAGACAGATCTTCACTCAGGCTACTTCGTCAGCTCCCTATGTGTCGGTCATGGCGCGCAACCAGGACTGCAATGCGTCGTTCCTCGCCGCCATTGGAGCACTTCACTCACTCAATGTTGATGTCAACCTGGAGGCCCTCTTTCCCACGGGTTGCTGCCTGCCGGATCTTCCCCGGTACCCGTGGAATCACGAAGGGAGCTACTGGTACGAATCTCGTCTCAGCAAGGAGTGGCGCAACCGCAGATTCCCATACCATGATCTCCTTGGTGCTCGGGTGGCCGAGAGCAGTGACGGTGAGCCTGCCTGGCGCAACATGTTCCACGTCACCAACACGCCGTGGATGCGTGACCACAAGGTTGGCGAGCACATCGTCTTCCCGTTCTGTGGCTACATTGCCCTGGCAGGCGAGGCCATCAGACAATTGACCAATGTCGAGGAGGGCTTCAGCGTTCGCAACATCATTGTCAGCACGGCGCTGGTGCTCAGCGAAGGAAAGCCGAcggagatgatggccacGTTCCGGCCGCACCGTCTGACAAACTTCCTCAATAGCGCATGGTGGGAGTTCACTGTTTCAGCCTACAACGGGCGCAACTGGACAAAGCACTGCACAGGCGAGGTTTGCGCTCAGTCATCGGCGCCGGAGCAGACCCAGGATCCTGCCGGCCTGCCCCGGACGCTCAATGTGAGAAAATGGTATGAGAAAATGGGCAAAGGTGGTCTCAATTTGGGAGGATCTTTCCAGACCCTCGAGACCATGACGACCTCCACGTCCGAGCAGCGGGCAGTGGGCAAAGTTGTCAATGGAAGGCAGGGAGATGAAGCCAACTACCACATTCACCCTACCGTGCTCGATGCAACCCTGCAGATTCTGGGCGCTGCAGCCGTCAAGGGCTACGCACGCAAAACCAAGACCTGGCTACCGACCAGCATCGACAAATTCACCGTCCATAGGTGCGCGTCCGATATGGTCACCAGTGTCTCCGCTCAGCTGTCGAGTAACTTTTCAGTTGTTGGAGACGGCCGTTGTACATCCGGGGGGACCACCGTCGTTGACGCTGTAGGGATCCGGATGTCACTTGCGGACGGTGCCGGTGCAGCAGACATTTCGGACACACATGCCGCATCCAGATGTGAATGGAGACCCGACATTGACTTCCTCGATGTGCATGAGCTGTTCCGCTCACCGGCGAACCGAACAGACCATCTGCGGCTCCTGGAGGAGCTCGGGGACATCTGCTTGCTCTTGTCCCAATGGCACTTTTCAGAAGCCAGCAATCCAATTCCACCCCATCTACAGCAATATATGGCTTGGGTCGGGTCTCAATCCGGCGCGATTGCCTTCAGATTGCCGTCGACATGGACAGGTCTCGATCACGAGGCAATCTCGGATCGAATCGACAGTATATTGAGTCAGCTGGCAGACACACCGGCAGCCCCAGTCGCCAATGCCATTCATCAAGTCTGCGTCAACATGGAATCCCTCTTGTCCGGCGAAAGCCTAGACAGTATCCTCCCCGGAGAGACCCTAACGCACGTCCACGAGTTCCTTGGACAGGTCGACCGAAGGGAATTTATTCAATTGCTGAGCCACTCCAAGCCCAACCTCCGGATTCTGGAGATTGGAACTGGAAACGGCGTGTCGTTGCACCGAGACATTCTCGCCGAATTGACACGACCTGATGGGGAGATCCTCTGCGCCAAGTACACATTGACTGCCCCCGGCTATGTTGTGGCGACGACCCAAgagaagatattcccaaacATGCAATTCGCCAGTTTGGACATCTCCCAGGATCCGTTTGAACAAGGATTCGAGGACGTCGGGTACGACCTCATTATAGCTGTCAACGCTCTTCGTGAGTGCAAAAATACCGAGGAAAGCTTGGCCAACCTCAGGAAACTCCTAAGTTCCGATGGAAGGTTGCTTCTGCAAGAGCTTTGCCCATCATCCAGATGGATCCGGTATGTACTCGGTGTGCTTCCGACGTGGTGGGCGGGCCCTGCCGATGAGCCCATCGAGACACCCTACCTGAGCCAGGAAGAGTGGCAGACGACGcttgcagctgcaggatTTGGCGACATCGAGGCCGTGGCTCTGGATTCAGAAGAGCCTCATCAAGTTACGACCACCATGGTCGTGAGGCAGGCCCGTGAGGCGCCCATGAAGAAGGTCACGGTGCtggtggaggaagaaggaccCGCTGTCACACACATCGTGAGCGAGCTCGAAAAGGAGGGCTACGAGGTGACCAGATGCAGATTAGAGGATGACCCACCGGCAGGCCAAGATGTCATGTCGCTCCTGGACATCGAACAGCCCTTTTTCCACGGGATCGATGAAGCACGCTTCCTGTTGTTCAAGTCCTTCCTTCTCGGTCTCCAGGACCGCAATGCCGGGATGCTCTGGACAACCCATCTCATCGACATAGGATGCCGTGATCCCCGATATGGGCAAGTTCTCGGCCTCGCCCGAACGATCCGTACGGAGCAGCTGGCAGATTTGGGCACCTGTCAGATCGACAGTTTTGACAGCTCGGCGTCCATTCGCGGACTCCTTCGCTTGTTTGCCAAGTTTCAGACTCGCCAAGGTGACGAGGAACTCAACCCGGACTTTGAATGGGCTATTGTCAATGGCCAAGTGCAAGTCGCCCGCTTCCACCCTTTCATCCTGGCCGATGAGCTCTTGGTCTCGGAGGACTCAAAAAACGAGATGGCCACGCTGAATGTCCGCACACCGGGACGGGTCAACAGTCTACACTATGCGCGGCATGAACGAAAGGACCTCGAGAAGGACGAAGTGGAGGTCGAGGTGTACTGTGCCGGGTTGAACTTTCGA GATATCCTGGTCGCACTGGGCATTGTCGAACTGCCGGTGCGTCTCTTCGGAATCGAAGCTGCAGGCATCGTCACACGCGTGGGCGCAGATGTCAGCCCCGACGACCTCCAGGTAGGTGATCGGGTGGTTTGCTTCTGCAGGAAAGACGCCTTTTCCACATATACAACCACGTTGGCTGCTGTCTGCGTGCAGATTCCCGACAGCCTCACCTTCGATCAAGCTGGAACGATGCTTATACCGTATTTCACCGCGATTCACTCCATGGTCAACGTTGGACGCGTCACAAAAGGCCAG TCCGTCCTCATACACAGCGCGTGTGGGGGAGTGGGCCTGGCGGCGATTCAGGTTGCCCAGATGCTGGAGGCCGATGTGTATGTCACAGTTGGCAGCGAAGAAAAGGTCAAGTACTTGATGGAGAACTACCACATCCCGCGACACAAGATCTTCCACTCTCGCGACCGGTCGTTTGTGGATGGTGTCATGCGAGAAACGAAAGGCCGTGGCATGGACTTCATCCTCAACTCCCTCTCTGGCGAGCTCTTGCACGCCACATGGAGCTGCGTTGCAGAGTTTGGAACTTTACTCGAGATCGGCAAACGCGACCTGATTGGAGACGGCAAACTCGACATGAGGCCGTTCCTGGCGAACCGGAACTATTGCTGTGTCGACATCGACGGGCTCTGGAAGAGAATCCATGTCGCTAGagctttgatcttctcgatcttggACTTCTACGACAAAGGATACATCACCCCGCTGCCGATGACAATCTTCCCTGCCACTCAAACCCAAGATGCATTCCGATTCATGGAGAAGGGACAGCACATCGGCCGCGTGGGCGTCTCGTTCAAGCCAGCCGACGGGGGACCCCAGCTGGGCTTGGAAACCACCAAGAGAGCCCTGACGATTGCCTTCAACGGGTCCGCCTCATACCTCATGGTCGGTGGCCTTGGAGGGATCGGTCGTGCCGTATCCACCTGGATGGTCGATCACGGCGCCCGCGAGCTCGTCTACCTGTCCCGCAGCGCTGGCCGCACGCCCAAAGATGACGACTTCGTCACCGAGCTCCAGAGCATGGGTTGCGCTGTCAGGCTTGTGAGCGGGGATACCACGAAGCTCGCGGATGTTCAGAGAGCCATTGCCGCGGCAACGTATCCCCTCAAGGGGATTGTACAGATGTCCATGGTGGTCGCCAACGAGAACTTCACTCGCATGAGCTTCGCCGAGTGGACGGCGTCGACGGCACCCAAAGTGCAGGGAACCTGGAACCTGCACGATGCCTCTGTGGCCGCGGGTATCAATCTGGATTTCTTCGTGATGTTCAGCTCGGTATCGGGCATCGTTGGACAAGCCGGCCAAGCCAACTATGCCAGTGGGAACAGCTTCCTCGACGCGTTCGCCCAGTACCGGAACGGTCTGGGTTTGCCCGCCTCGGTGGTTGATATGGGAGCGGTCGAGGATGTGGGATGGATTTCGGAGCACCAAGGCATGATGGGGAAGATGTCCAGGAGCGGTTTCAAGCCTGTCCTGGAGCAGGAGGTCATTGACGCCATGGCCATCTCCATGTTGGTCCACAACCAAGCCCGTCAGGCAATCGCCGACGAAGCTCTGGCAGCCGATTCAAAGGCTACGTCTTATTTCGTGCACAAGAATACTTTCCTCGTCGGCCTGGCCTTGCTCATTCCATTGCACGACCCCAGCAACTACGTGATCTGGAAGAAAGACCGCCGCATGGCCTCCTATCACAACAATTCTACGGTGGcggccgccaccgccgcctcGACGGATGTCCTGAAGACCTACTTGAGCAGTGCCAAAGCAGACCCTTCCATTCTGAAGTCGCCAGAAGCAGCCAAGCTCTTTGCGGTCGAGATCGGGAAGCGACTCTTCGACCTGCTGCTTAAGCCTCATGAGGAGCCGAATACAAGCTGGCCACTGCTTGATCTCGGCCTCGACTCGCTGGTGGCTCTCGAACTGCGCGCTTGGATCAAACAGGTCTTCTCGTTTGATCTTCccatgctggagatgatgagcaTTGGCTCTCTGGACATTCTCGGCCAGTATGCGGCAAATGAGGTCTATAGAATCACGACCGACAACAACGAGGGCTGA
- a CDS encoding monooxygenase sphC translates to MRPPIHKLICKRLADQSSHHSQHLYHQYIVRNLPAVLQMWRIPTDVPQVAVPIGLKLAEVTADTPLDEVFKHWKESGGVILKNILTPAEAHQITTELESRIDSVQRGSRVPHEDLAAFHGAKTKRAGDLINHSATFRERILENDFIHAICQRCFGEDGHNGDYWLSAATTLNASGPQPAQVLHRDLTSYPPYALLGPEGTEPQINFLFAFSDFTDDNGATRIIPGSNKWPFHQRGNMAQTIPAEMKTGDCLLIGGKVIHAMGENKTETERKCIQLTVIPSFLTPAEAHPFIIKLETVKKLSKRAQRFVGFRSQYPRGSPGLWTKDYIELALHLGLDDLQGAMEDLQHVLNQPKQWDTIDYDKM, encoded by the coding sequence ATGCGACCTCCTATTCATAAACTCATATGCAAGCGACTAGCAGATCAGTCATCTCACCACTCCCAACATCTCTACCATCAATACATCGTTCGGAACCTTCCTGCAGTACTCCAAATGTGGCGCATCCCAACCGATGTCCCGCAGGTCGCCGTGCCCATTGGACTCAAGCTTGCTGAAGTGACAGCCGACACGCCGCTGGACGAAGTGTTCAAGCACTGGAAAGAGAGCGGCGGGGTCATCCTGAAAAACATCCTCACCCCCGCGGAGGCACACCAGATCACCACCGAGCTCGAGTCTCGCATCGACTCAGTGCAACGGGGCTCGCGGGTGCCCCATGAAGACCTGGCCGCCTTCCACGGCGCCAAAACCAAGCGCGCCGGCGACCTCATCAACCACAGCGCGACGTTCCGAGAGCGCATCCTCGAGAACGACTTCATCCACGCCATCTGCCAGCGCTGCTTCGGCGAAGACGGGCACAACGGCGACTACTGGCTCTCGGCGGCGACCACGCTCAACGCGTCCGGCCCGCAGCCCGCGCAGGTCTTGCACCGCGACCTGACCTCCTATCCCCCATACGCCCTGCTGGGGCCGGAAGGCACAGAGCCACAGATCAACTTCCTCTTTGCCTTTTCGGACTTCACGGACGACAATGGCGCCACGCGCATCATCCCCGGGAGCAACAAATGGCCCTTTCACCAGCGCGGGAACATGGCGCAGACGATCCCCGCCGAGATGAAGACGGGTGACTGTCTGCTGATCGGGGGCAAGGTCATCCATGCCATGGGCGAGAACAAAACGGAGACGGAACGGAAATGTATCCAGCTGACCGTCATCCCCAGTTTCCTGACGCCGGCGGAAGCACATCCgttcatcatcaagctggaAACGGTGAAGAAGCTGTCGAAGCGCGCGCAGCGATTCGTGGGGTTTCGGTCGCAGTACCCTCGGGGTTCGCCCGGCTTGTGGACGAAGGACTATATTGAATTGGCATTGCATCTCGGCTTGGACGATCTGCAGGGGGCGATGGAGGATTTGCAGCATGTTCTGAACCAGCCCAAGCAATGGGATACAATTGATTATGATAAGATGTAG